In a genomic window of Mucilaginibacter sp. KACC 22063:
- the ruvX gene encoding Holliday junction resolvase RuvX, whose amino-acid sequence MRVMAFDYGTKRIGIAVTDPLQMIANGLDTIHPLQIIDYLKKYLQTEQVERFVVGDPKQMDGTPSQSAQHVRGFVNLLAKNFPEIHVEMLDERFTSKMASAVILQSGINKKARQNKALVDNISATILLQSWLERKAFM is encoded by the coding sequence ATGAGAGTAATGGCTTTTGATTATGGTACCAAGCGTATCGGTATTGCAGTAACCGACCCGTTGCAAATGATTGCCAACGGATTGGATACCATCCATCCGCTTCAAATTATCGACTATCTGAAAAAATACCTGCAAACCGAACAGGTAGAGCGTTTTGTGGTAGGCGACCCCAAGCAGATGGACGGCACACCTTCGCAATCGGCACAGCATGTCAGGGGTTTTGTTAACCTGTTAGCTAAAAATTTCCCGGAGATACACGTTGAAATGTTAGACGAGCGCTTTACCTCGAAAATGGCTTCGGCCGTGATCCTGCAAAGCGGCATCAATAAAAAAGCGAGACAAAACAAGGCGCTGGTCGATAATATATCGGCGACCATCCTGCTGCAATCATGGCTGGAACGGAAAGCGTTTATGTGA
- a CDS encoding PSP1 domain-containing protein, producing the protein MGCGSCSTGGCAPAGCKSNGSCLTNGCSKLDVYDWLAHMDMPNSYRVFPIVEIKFKGSRKDFYLNPEDIYLENGELVVVETPTGGFDVGHVSVTGELVRMQMVKRHVKEGDVTKKILRKATPADVDKWKASKDLEWETMHKARKLALDLGLQMKISDVDYQGDKTKATFYYTAEGRVDFRELIKRMAEAFRIRIEMRQIGMRQEASRLGGIGSCGRELCCSTWLTDFKTVSTSAARYQNLSLNTLKLAGQCGKLKCCLNYELDTYMDALKYIPDNVNLLRTEKGDARLQKTDIFKKTMWFSYPGEESWIPLHVNRVKEIQALNKEGIKPEDLGEIVEIESAPVKVLDYENVVGQDSLTRLDERNRNKRNRNKKKKPQGEGGAQQAAQPQRNDQPRNDQQRVQQPKPQQQKPQQARPQQPNADEPKPQNVAGQPEGAPREGGNNRRNNRRRPNRNKQNNNNNQQGTQQ; encoded by the coding sequence ATGGGATGTGGAAGTTGCTCAACAGGCGGATGCGCGCCGGCGGGCTGCAAAAGTAATGGCTCATGCCTTACTAACGGTTGCAGCAAGCTGGATGTGTACGACTGGTTGGCACATATGGATATGCCAAACAGTTACCGCGTTTTCCCCATTGTGGAGATTAAATTTAAAGGTTCGCGTAAGGATTTTTACCTGAACCCGGAAGATATATACCTTGAAAACGGCGAACTTGTAGTAGTTGAAACGCCAACGGGTGGCTTTGATGTGGGTCACGTTTCTGTAACCGGCGAGCTGGTGCGCATGCAGATGGTTAAACGCCATGTAAAAGAAGGCGATGTTACCAAAAAGATTTTGCGCAAAGCTACCCCTGCCGATGTAGATAAATGGAAGGCATCTAAAGACCTCGAATGGGAAACCATGCATAAGGCACGCAAACTGGCGCTTGACCTGGGCCTGCAAATGAAGATCAGTGACGTTGACTACCAGGGCGATAAAACCAAAGCTACCTTTTATTATACTGCCGAAGGCCGCGTAGATTTCCGGGAGCTGATCAAACGTATGGCCGAAGCTTTCCGTATCCGTATCGAGATGCGTCAGATTGGTATGCGCCAGGAAGCAAGCCGCCTGGGTGGTATCGGTTCCTGCGGCCGCGAGCTTTGCTGCTCAACCTGGTTAACCGATTTTAAAACGGTATCAACCTCGGCAGCGCGTTATCAAAACCTTTCTTTAAATACCTTAAAGCTGGCCGGTCAATGCGGTAAACTTAAATGCTGCCTTAACTACGAGCTGGATACTTATATGGATGCGCTAAAATACATCCCGGATAATGTAAACCTGCTTAGAACCGAAAAAGGAGATGCCCGCCTGCAAAAAACAGATATTTTTAAGAAAACCATGTGGTTTAGCTATCCGGGTGAAGAAAGCTGGATACCACTGCATGTGAACCGTGTAAAAGAAATACAGGCGCTGAATAAAGAAGGCATTAAGCCTGAAGATTTAGGCGAAATAGTTGAAATTGAATCGGCTCCGGTTAAGGTACTTGATTACGAAAACGTTGTTGGGCAGGACAGCCTTACCCGCCTTGACGAGCGCAACCGCAACAAGCGTAATCGAAATAAAAAGAAAAAACCGCAAGGTGAAGGTGGTGCACAACAGGCGGCTCAACCGCAGCGAAATGATCAACCCCGTAACGATCAGCAACGCGTTCAGCAGCCAAAGCCGCAACAGCAAAAACCACAGCAAGCCAGGCCTCAGCAACCAAACGCTGATGAACCTAAACCACAGAACGTGGCAGGACAGCCAGAGGGTGCGCCACGCGAGGGCGGTAATAACCGACGTAATAATCGTCGCAGGCCTAACCGCAATAAGCAAAACAATAACAACAATCAGCAGGGTACCCAGCAATGA
- a CDS encoding DNA polymerase III subunit has protein sequence MQFKQIVGQDAVKQRLLNSVKENRVSHAQLFLGPEGSGSLALAVAYAQYVSCENRQSEDSCGECASCRKYQKLMHPDLHFSYPFFAKHKDDTALSFIEEWREAFGANPYISLDVWRGYLEAENKQANINIAECHQIIKKLSLKPFESIYKILILWLPEYLDKTGNALLKIIEEPQPNTLFLLVAENQDQILNTILSRTQLVKIPCLNYNDVRDYLIEHGQPKAAAEQAAYLSNGNLTEALQFLQQEEDSYHGLFVKWLRCCITNNKEGEMFKLVEQLAKMGRENQKNFLRYGISFLRECCLINAGAEQLVHLPQAEMELAQKMAKAIAIAPAEAISAELEKAHYHIERNANPKILFLDVSLQIIKILVFKTLPKGTQYIT, from the coding sequence ATGCAGTTTAAACAAATAGTTGGACAGGATGCCGTTAAGCAACGGTTACTTAACTCGGTAAAAGAGAACCGGGTAAGTCATGCCCAGTTATTTTTAGGTCCGGAAGGTTCGGGCAGTTTGGCGCTGGCTGTTGCTTATGCACAGTATGTATCGTGCGAAAACCGTCAGTCTGAAGACTCTTGCGGTGAATGTGCTTCATGCCGTAAGTATCAGAAACTAATGCACCCCGATCTGCATTTTTCTTACCCGTTTTTTGCAAAGCATAAAGACGATACCGCATTAAGCTTTATTGAAGAGTGGCGCGAAGCATTTGGCGCTAATCCGTACATAAGCCTCGATGTTTGGCGCGGGTACCTGGAAGCCGAGAACAAGCAGGCCAATATCAATATTGCCGAGTGCCACCAGATCATCAAAAAGCTTAGCTTAAAGCCTTTCGAATCGATCTACAAGATCCTGATCTTATGGCTGCCCGAGTATCTGGACAAAACCGGTAACGCCTTATTAAAGATTATAGAAGAACCACAGCCTAACACGCTGTTCTTATTGGTGGCAGAAAATCAGGACCAGATCCTGAATACGATACTGTCGCGAACCCAGCTGGTTAAAATACCATGCCTTAATTATAACGACGTAAGGGATTATCTGATTGAGCATGGTCAGCCAAAAGCAGCGGCCGAACAGGCAGCTTACTTAAGCAACGGCAACCTTACCGAGGCCTTACAGTTTCTGCAACAGGAAGAAGACAGCTATCATGGCTTGTTTGTAAAATGGCTGCGCTGCTGTATCACCAATAATAAGGAAGGTGAAATGTTTAAACTGGTTGAGCAACTGGCCAAGATGGGCCGCGAGAACCAGAAAAACTTTTTACGCTACGGCATTAGCTTTTTGCGCGAATGCTGCCTGATTAATGCCGGGGCAGAACAGCTGGTACACCTGCCGCAGGCAGAGATGGAACTGGCACAAAAAATGGCCAAAGCAATTGCTATTGCACCGGCCGAAGCAATAAGCGCCGAGCTTGAAAAGGCGCACTATCATATAGAACGTAATGCTAATCCTAAAATCTTATTTTTAGATGTATCTTTGCAGATTATTAAGATTTTAGTTTTTAAAACGCTCCCGAAAGGGACTCAATATATAACCTAA
- a CDS encoding glucosaminidase domain-containing protein, producing the protein MKKILLIASFVISASVASAQNASQSYISKFKDNAIRIMHESGVPASIVLAIAMHESGSGTSKLARTQNNHFGVKGRSPVSYTGRKATHSAYKQYDSAFDSFQDFARIMTERKQFSHLTEKFTHYDYLGWVKGIQHSGYASSKKWGSQVLGLIRKYNLNAYDEKPEDQPQQQQQPAKNVE; encoded by the coding sequence ATGAAGAAAATCTTACTGATTGCGTCTTTTGTCATTTCCGCTTCTGTTGCCTCTGCGCAAAATGCCTCACAATCTTACATTAGTAAATTCAAAGATAATGCCATTCGCATTATGCATGAAAGCGGCGTACCTGCAAGTATCGTTTTAGCTATTGCCATGCACGAATCTGGCAGCGGAACAAGCAAACTTGCCCGCACACAGAACAATCACTTTGGTGTAAAGGGCAGAAGCCCTGTATCATACACTGGTCGCAAGGCTACACACTCGGCCTATAAACAGTACGACTCGGCATTTGATTCTTTCCAGGATTTTGCCCGTATTATGACTGAGCGCAAGCAGTTTAGCCACCTTACCGAAAAATTCACCCATTATGATTACCTGGGTTGGGTAAAAGGTATTCAGCATAGCGGCTACGCCAGCAGTAAAAAGTGGGGTTCGCAGGTGCTTGGGCTTATCCGCAAGTATAACCTTAACGCTTACGACGAGAAGCCTGAAGATCAGCCACAACAGCAGCAACAGCCTGCTAAAAATGTGGAATAA
- a CDS encoding gliding motility lipoprotein GldH — protein MRAAINRFSFIIIGLMLAVCSCTDPRGVLDQNTEIPNRNWAYVNRMKYDVKIDDPSIAYNLFVNLRVTADYKYSNLFVLIKQSNTRGGKPWVTRYEFKLANPDGEWLGKGTGNLYSYQLPFKTGYKFPEKGTYQFEIEQNMRDNPLREVSDVGLRVEKAQ, from the coding sequence ATGAGAGCCGCTATAAACAGGTTTAGTTTTATAATTATCGGTTTAATGCTTGCAGTTTGCAGCTGTACAGACCCACGCGGCGTGTTAGATCAAAACACCGAGATCCCTAACCGCAACTGGGCTTATGTAAACCGCATGAAGTACGATGTAAAAATCGACGATCCGTCCATTGCTTATAACTTATTCGTTAACCTGCGTGTAACTGCCGATTATAAATATTCAAACCTGTTTGTGCTTATCAAACAAAGTAATACACGTGGCGGTAAGCCCTGGGTTACCCGTTATGAATTTAAATTGGCGAATCCAGATGGCGAGTGGCTGGGCAAAGGCACAGGCAATTTGTACAGCTATCAGCTGCCATTTAAAACAGGCTACAAGTTTCCTGAAAAAGGAACTTACCAGTTTGAAATTGAGCAGAACATGCGCGATAACCCTTTACGTGAGGTAAGCGATGTTGGTTTACGCGTGGAGAAAGCGCAGTAA
- a CDS encoding glucosaminidase domain-containing protein: protein MRKSSLFLVCAALLLSACSAHKRVATNITPHPVTSVLSEREVDRNNKRIREAHKAPDGGYVTYTAASYIDRFKAIAIQEMNTYGIPASITLAQGLFESGNGNGDLARYANNHFGIKCTSDWKGEGYYKDDDQHDDCFRVYSDPESSFRDHSAFLKRKRYAHLFELDKNDYQGWAQGLKDAGYATNPNYPKMLINIIQKYNLDAYDRPEGEVQKIKREDRVLTQINNNIGNEIKDSIVNTAPVNKLYTVVTGDTLYSISRRFGLTVEEMRTLNNMSDNNIQIGQKLIIAK from the coding sequence ATGCGCAAATCATCACTATTTCTTGTTTGTGCCGCGTTGCTGCTCAGCGCATGCTCTGCCCACAAAAGAGTAGCAACCAATATTACTCCGCATCCGGTAACATCTGTTTTATCAGAGCGTGAAGTTGACCGCAATAACAAACGCATTCGCGAAGCGCATAAAGCACCCGACGGTGGCTATGTGACTTATACGGCAGCCAGTTATATAGATCGCTTTAAGGCCATTGCCATACAGGAAATGAACACTTACGGCATCCCGGCAAGTATTACGCTTGCCCAGGGATTGTTTGAATCGGGTAATGGAAACGGAGATCTTGCCCGTTATGCCAATAACCATTTCGGTATTAAATGCACCAGCGACTGGAAAGGCGAGGGCTATTATAAAGATGACGACCAGCACGACGATTGTTTCAGGGTGTATAGCGATCCTGAATCATCTTTCAGGGACCACTCAGCATTTCTAAAGCGTAAACGCTACGCCCATTTATTTGAACTGGACAAGAACGATTACCAAGGCTGGGCACAAGGGCTAAAGGATGCCGGATATGCCACCAACCCCAACTACCCGAAAATGCTGATCAACATCATTCAGAAATATAACCTGGATGCTTATGACAGGCCGGAAGGAGAAGTACAAAAGATCAAGCGCGAAGACCGCGTGCTTACACAGATCAATAATAACATTGGTAACGAGATCAAAGATTCTATTGTAAATACTGCCCCCGTAAATAAACTGTACACCGTTGTTACCGGCGACACACTATATTCTATTTCCCGCCGTTTTGGACTTACTGTTGAAGAAATGCGCACATTAAACAACA
- a CDS encoding O-methyltransferase — MEILDPKLQAYLDAHCDAEPEVLSKINRETHVKVLKANMLSGHYQGRLLSMLSKMVNPTNILEIGAFTGYSAICLAEGLADGGKLETIEVNAEMETMLRKNFEMAGVDDKINLHIGDAMPILLDFPDNYFNIVFIDADKKNNLNYFESSIQKVKPGGLIIIDNVLWKGKVYGIEKDADTESFRKLNDQVTVDNRVEKLILPIRDGILIIRKK, encoded by the coding sequence ATGGAAATCCTTGACCCCAAACTGCAGGCCTATCTTGATGCACATTGCGATGCCGAACCAGAGGTGCTTAGCAAAATCAATCGTGAAACGCACGTAAAAGTGTTAAAAGCCAATATGCTATCGGGGCATTACCAGGGCAGGCTATTAAGCATGCTGAGTAAAATGGTGAACCCGACGAACATTTTAGAAATCGGCGCTTTTACTGGTTATTCGGCTATTTGCCTTGCCGAAGGATTGGCTGATGGCGGTAAACTGGAAACCATTGAAGTAAACGCAGAGATGGAAACCATGCTGCGCAAAAACTTTGAAATGGCGGGGGTGGATGATAAAATCAACTTGCACATTGGAGATGCCATGCCGATACTTTTGGATTTTCCAGATAATTATTTTAATATTGTATTTATTGATGCTGACAAAAAGAACAATTTAAACTATTTTGAAAGCTCAATACAAAAAGTAAAACCGGGAGGTTTAATTATAATTGATAACGTTTTGTGGAAAGGGAAGGTGTATGGCATAGAAAAAGATGCCGACACAGAAAGTTTCCGCAAACTAAATGATCAGGTAACCGTTGATAACCGGGTGGAAAAATTAATTCTTCCCATTCGCGATGGTATCCTCATCATCAGAAAAAAGTAA
- the rmuC gene encoding DNA recombination protein RmuC, producing the protein MNAAVLITAAVILLIAVYIFIRSSTKVSSLNNAEADLLKKESESLRLQLARAEEKNLWITSEKENITTLFKEEQQRLNHELGIERSKLAQALQAIERAEAYQQSQQEKLQDQKLEIERTRLHFQREFENIAEKMLKEKSKEFTDVNKFHLDNILNPLKENLKAFESKVDKVYHMEAAERNTLKGVITQLMELNRQISSEAQNLTKALKGDTKKQGNWGEFILEKVLERSGLVKDREYRLQASYQTTDGTRYQPDAVIDLPDDKHLIIDAKVSLVAYEKLVNCDTEEERKVYARAHVESLRSHVMGLSAKNYHDLNKLNSPDFVMLFVPIESSFSFAVQIDHDLFSDAWDRRVVIVSPSTLLATLRTIASMWKQENQNRNVMEIARLSGEMYDKFTNFVADLEGVGKSLKSSQDAYDKAFNKLVDGRGNLTITAEKIKKLGAKANKQLDTKYLGED; encoded by the coding sequence ATGAATGCGGCAGTTTTAATTACAGCAGCAGTTATATTATTAATTGCAGTTTATATTTTCATCAGGTCAAGCACTAAAGTAAGCAGCCTTAATAATGCGGAAGCCGACCTGTTAAAAAAAGAAAGCGAGTCTTTAAGGTTACAGCTTGCCCGGGCTGAAGAAAAAAACCTGTGGATAACATCTGAAAAGGAGAACATTACTACATTATTTAAGGAAGAACAGCAGCGCTTAAACCACGAGCTTGGCATAGAGCGTAGCAAATTAGCCCAGGCATTACAAGCCATTGAACGTGCCGAAGCCTATCAGCAATCGCAGCAGGAAAAATTACAGGATCAAAAACTGGAAATTGAACGGACGCGGCTGCATTTTCAGCGCGAGTTTGAGAACATCGCTGAGAAAATGCTCAAAGAAAAATCAAAAGAGTTTACAGATGTCAATAAATTCCATCTGGATAATATCCTTAACCCGCTAAAGGAAAACCTTAAAGCTTTTGAAAGCAAAGTGGATAAGGTTTACCACATGGAAGCTGCCGAACGTAACACTTTAAAAGGTGTAATTACGCAATTGATGGAGCTTAACCGCCAGATCAGCAGCGAAGCGCAGAATCTAACCAAAGCACTTAAAGGCGATACTAAAAAGCAAGGTAACTGGGGCGAGTTTATTCTTGAAAAGGTTTTGGAACGTTCAGGTTTGGTTAAAGACCGTGAATACCGTTTGCAAGCCAGTTACCAAACTACCGACGGCACCCGCTACCAGCCCGATGCCGTAATAGATCTGCCGGATGATAAGCATCTGATCATTGATGCGAAAGTGTCATTGGTTGCTTACGAAAAGCTGGTTAACTGCGACACAGAAGAAGAACGTAAGGTATATGCCCGTGCACACGTAGAATCATTACGCAGCCATGTGATGGGGCTGTCAGCAAAAAACTATCACGACCTGAATAAACTTAACTCGCCCGACTTTGTGATGTTGTTTGTGCCTATCGAATCGTCATTCAGTTTTGCGGTACAGATAGATCATGATCTGTTCAGCGATGCCTGGGACAGGCGCGTGGTTATTGTAAGCCCTTCAACCCTGCTGGCTACCTTACGCACCATTGCCAGCATGTGGAAGCAGGAAAATCAGAACCGTAACGTAATGGAGATTGCCCGTTTAAGCGGCGAGATGTATGATAAGTTTACCAACTTCGTGGCCGACCTTGAAGGCGTAGGCAAAAGCCTGAAAAGCAGCCAGGATGCTTATGATAAAGCTTTCAATAA